In a single window of the Prionailurus viverrinus isolate Anna chromosome D3, UM_Priviv_1.0, whole genome shotgun sequence genome:
- the TUBB6 gene encoding tubulin beta-6 chain isoform X2, which produces MDSVRSGPFGQLFRPDNFIFGQTGAGNNWAKGHYTEGAELVDSVLDVVRKECEHCDCLQGFQLTHSLGGGTGSGMGTLLISKIREEYPDRIMNTFSVMPSPKVSDTVVEPYNATLSVHQLVENTDETYCIDNEALYDICFRTLKLTTPTYGDLNHLVSATMSGVTTSLRFPGQLNADLRKLAVNMVPFPRLHFFMPGFAPLTARGSQQYRALTVPELTQQMFDAKNMMAACDPRHGRYLTVATVFRGPMSMKEVDEQMLAIQNKNSSYFVEWIPNNVKVAVCDIPPRGLKMASTFIGNSTAIQELFKRISEQFSAMFRRKAFLHWFTGEGMDEMEFTEAESNMNDLVSEYQQYQEATANDGEEAFEDDEEEINE; this is translated from the coding sequence GACAAACGGGCGCGGGCAACAACTGGGCGAAGGGGCACTACACGGAAGGTGCGGAGCTGGTGGATTCGGTGCTCGACGTGGTGAGGAAGGAGTGCGAGCACTGCGACTGCCTGCAGGGCTTCCAGCTCACGCACTCGCTGGGCGGGGGCACGGGCTCCGGCATGGGCACGCTGCTCATCAGCAAGATCCGCGAGGAGTACCCCGACAGGATCATGAACACCTTCAGCGTCATGCCCTCGCCCAAGGTGTCGGACACGGTGGTGGAGCCCTACAACGCCACCCTGTCGGTGCACCAGCTGGTGGAGAACACGGACGAGACGTACTGCATCGACAACGAGGCCCTCTACGACATCTGCTTTCGCACGCTCAAGCTGACCACGCCCACCTACGGCGACCTCAACCACCTGGTGTCCGCCACCATGAGCGGCGTCACCACGTCCCTGCGCTTCCCCGGCCAGCTCAACGCCGACCTGCGCAAGCTGGCCGTGAACATGGTGCCCTTCCCGCGCCTGCACTTCTTCATGCCCGGCTTCGCGCCGCTCACGGCCCGCGGCAGCCAGCAGTACCGCGCGCTCACCGTGCCCGAACTGACGCAGCAGATGTTCGATGCCAAGAACATGATGGCGGCGTGCGACCCGCGCCATGGCCGCTACCTGACCGTGGCCACCGTCTTCCGGGGCCCCATGTCCATGAAGGAGGTGGACGAGCAGATGCTGGCCATCCAGAACAAGAACAGCAGCTACTTCGTCGAGTGGATCCCCAATAACGTCAAGGTGGCCGTGTGCGACATCCCGCCGCGCGGCCTCAAGATGGCCTCCACCTTCATCGGCAACAGCACGGCCATCCAGGAGCTGTTCAAGCGCATCTCGGAGCAGTTTTCCGCCATGTTCCGGCGCAAGGCTTTCCTGCACTGGTTCACGGGAGAGGGCATGGATGAGATGGagttcacagaagcagagagcaaCATGAACGACCTGGTGTCCGAGTACCAGCAGTATCAAGAAGCCACGGCCAATGATGGTGAGGAAGCTTTTGAAGACGATGAGGAGGAGATCAATGAATAG
- the TUBB6 gene encoding tubulin beta-6 chain isoform X3, producing MGTLLISKIREEYPDRIMNTFSVMPSPKVSDTVVEPYNATLSVHQLVENTDETYCIDNEALYDICFRTLKLTTPTYGDLNHLVSATMSGVTTSLRFPGQLNADLRKLAVNMVPFPRLHFFMPGFAPLTARGSQQYRALTVPELTQQMFDAKNMMAACDPRHGRYLTVATVFRGPMSMKEVDEQMLAIQNKNSSYFVEWIPNNVKVAVCDIPPRGLKMASTFIGNSTAIQELFKRISEQFSAMFRRKAFLHWFTGEGMDEMEFTEAESNMNDLVSEYQQYQEATANDGEEAFEDDEEEINE from the coding sequence ATGGGCACGCTGCTCATCAGCAAGATCCGCGAGGAGTACCCCGACAGGATCATGAACACCTTCAGCGTCATGCCCTCGCCCAAGGTGTCGGACACGGTGGTGGAGCCCTACAACGCCACCCTGTCGGTGCACCAGCTGGTGGAGAACACGGACGAGACGTACTGCATCGACAACGAGGCCCTCTACGACATCTGCTTTCGCACGCTCAAGCTGACCACGCCCACCTACGGCGACCTCAACCACCTGGTGTCCGCCACCATGAGCGGCGTCACCACGTCCCTGCGCTTCCCCGGCCAGCTCAACGCCGACCTGCGCAAGCTGGCCGTGAACATGGTGCCCTTCCCGCGCCTGCACTTCTTCATGCCCGGCTTCGCGCCGCTCACGGCCCGCGGCAGCCAGCAGTACCGCGCGCTCACCGTGCCCGAACTGACGCAGCAGATGTTCGATGCCAAGAACATGATGGCGGCGTGCGACCCGCGCCATGGCCGCTACCTGACCGTGGCCACCGTCTTCCGGGGCCCCATGTCCATGAAGGAGGTGGACGAGCAGATGCTGGCCATCCAGAACAAGAACAGCAGCTACTTCGTCGAGTGGATCCCCAATAACGTCAAGGTGGCCGTGTGCGACATCCCGCCGCGCGGCCTCAAGATGGCCTCCACCTTCATCGGCAACAGCACGGCCATCCAGGAGCTGTTCAAGCGCATCTCGGAGCAGTTTTCCGCCATGTTCCGGCGCAAGGCTTTCCTGCACTGGTTCACGGGAGAGGGCATGGATGAGATGGagttcacagaagcagagagcaaCATGAACGACCTGGTGTCCGAGTACCAGCAGTATCAAGAAGCCACGGCCAATGATGGTGAGGAAGCTTTTGAAGACGATGAGGAGGAGATCAATGAATAG